A stretch of DNA from Flavobacteriaceae bacterium MAR_2009_75:
CAGAAGGAAACCTCTTTCCTGAGGGAATGGATAAAACACGAGCTGAAATTTATACGATGGGTCACCGAAACCCATATCGAATTTCTGTAGATCCCAAGAAAGGCCATTTATTTTGGGGTGAGGTCGGTCCAGATGCAGCCAACGATTCTTTAGCAACTCGAGGACCAAAGGGTTACGATGAAATGAACTTGGCGCTAGAAGCCGGTAATTATGGCTGGCCGTTGTTTATCGGTGATAATTATGCCTATAGAGAATATGATTACAAGACCGGTGAATCGGGTGAATTATTTGACCCCGAGCATCCTATAAACGATTCTAAGAACAATACAGGTTTACGCGAACTTCCACCTGCGAAACCAGCGTATATCTATTACCCTTACGGGGAGACTTCTAAATTTCCACAAGTGGGGAGTGGTGGTCGAAATGCAATGGCAGGGCCGACTTATTATTCCGATATGTTCACCGATGGGGGCGGACTACCGGATTATTATGACGGAAAAACTATTATTTATGAATGGATGCGGGGTTGGATGATGGCAGTTTCTCTTTTCGAAGATGGAACTTTCAACAAAATGGAGCCTTTTGCGCCTGATATCGATTTGCGTAATTTAATTGATATGGAATTGGGACCTGATGGTAAAATCTACTTGCTGGAATATGGTAGTGGATGGTTTTCCCAAAATGATGATTCCGGTTTGAGCTATATTGAATATAATGGAGGCAATAGACCTCCTATGATCGATAATATGATAGTCGATAAACATACCGGTGTCCTTCCGCTAACGGTCACGGCAAATGTCTCAGCTGAAGATTTAGAAGGTGATGCCGTTTCTTATCTATGGCATTTAGGTAATGGTGAAACCAAAGAAACCAACGAACCTAAAATGACCTACACTTACACAAGTGGGGGTGAATATAAAATATTGGTAGAGGTCAAAGATGCTAAAGATGCTGTGACAATAAGCGAAGCAACAACAGTGGTCGCAGGAAATGCCAGACCTGAAATTAATATTGATCTTAAAGGGGGCAATTCAACCTTCTTTATAGCGGGAACACCGGTCAGTTATGAAGTGATAGTTACAGACCCTGATGGAGGAGAAGAAATCGACGCAGCGAACGTCTTCGTATCTGTAGATTATATGGAAGGTTTAGATCAAGTGAACCAATCTCAGGGCCACCAACAAGTATCGGCATCGGTTACAGGCAAAGCGCTAACACAGGGGATGGATTGTAAAGCATGTCACAAAGAAGCAGAAAAGTCTATCGGACCAAGTTACAGAGACATTGCAGATAAGTATAAGAACGAACGTGGGGCTAATCGATATATTCAAAAGAAAATAGTATCAGGTGGTTCAGGAGTTTGGGGAGAAGCAGCAATGGCGGCGCACCCTAATATTACTGAAGATGAGACCAGGCAGATCGCGGCCTATATTTTGTCTTTGGCGGATAGCGGTGCAAAAGAGAAATCGTTGCCCTTGAAGGGTACTATAGTACCTAAACCGTCACCAAGCGATAATGCTATGATATTGACAGCGAGTTATACCGATAAAGGTGTTGCGGGAGTTAAACCACTTACAGGAGTAAAATCAATTGCTCTACAAGGTAGTACTGTTGGTTTTTCTGAGTCTACGACGACCGAAGGCTTCTCCTATGCTTCATTTGGAGGAATGAAACTATTAATTTTGCCTGAAAATGGAGGTTGGTTTGCTCTCGAAAACATTGACTTGAAAGGAGTTGAAAGTGCGACAGTTATGGCAGGTTGGCAAGAAGCTCCAAATAGCGGAATTGATTTAGAGCTTCGTCTTAACTCACCTGATGGAGATTTATTAGGTAAAGGTAGTATGCCGACACCTTCTAAGGATCAGAAAGGGGGCGCAATTAAAATCGACCTGAGTGAGTCAACAGATGTGAAAGCGGATAAACTTTATGTGGTCTATAAACCCAATGATGGTGAGTCTCCCGGTCAAATGGCGGTTACGTCAGTGAAATTTTCAGGAAAATAATAGACATACTCAATTCAATTATAACTACCGAGGCCGATATAATCATCGGCCTCTTTTTTGCTTGGCATTTCAGGAATGTACTTAACTCTTTGTGTTACAATTTATGTACGTTCACATAGTAGTTTCTGTTCACCCTCAATGTTCCCGTTATCGAATCTTTAATTTGCTTCGTTTTCCATTCTTGAGATGGGGTAAGAATAAATTCATTATCACCGATAGAAATAGATAATGGCATTTTAAAGCCATCAACAATATCAACATACCTGTATTTTAAATTGCCGTTCGATAGTTTATATTCAAAGACAGGTATTTGAGATGTGCGAAGGTACTGGTCAATGATTTTAGATAGGTCAATATTCGATTGCTTTGAAATGTAGTTCTCTATCTGTTTCGTAGTTACCGTTTGGTGATAGAAGGTTTTGTTTAGACCACGCAATATTTCTCTCCATTTCTGGTCATCATCTATCAACTGCCGAATCGTATGAAGCAGGTTGGCACCTTTGTAATACATATCTTTTGAACCCTGAGCGTTTACGTTATATGTGCCGATTATGGGCTCATCGTTTAAAATATTATTTCTGGTACCGATTACATAATCTGCAGCGGCTTCTTTACCATAGTAGTAATCAAGAAAAAGATTTTCTGAGTAGGCAGTAAAGCTTTCATGAATCCACATATCGGCCATGTCTTTGTATGTTATGTTGTTGGCAAACCATTCATGGCCGGCTTCATGAATAATAATGAAGTCAAATTTTAGCCCCCATCCGGTCCCTGATAAATCCTTACCCAAATAACCTTTCATGTATTTGTTTCCATAGGTGACCGAACTCTGATGCTCCATGCCCAAATAGGGTACTTCAACCAATTTAAAACCGTCTTCGTAGAAAGGGTAGGGGCCAAACCAATGTTCAAAAGCTTCCATCATTTTAGCAGCATCTTTAAAATGTTGTTTTGCCTTTTCCAAGTTGTAAGAGAGAACGTAGTAATCCATATCCAAAGTGCCTTTTTCGCCTGCATATTTTTCTCTGAAATGGGCATAGTCGCCGATGTTTATATTTACTCCATAGTTATTGATAGGGTTGGCTACAAACCAGTGATAGGTATTGGTTTCTTCATCGGTCTTTATGAGTTTTCCGTTAGACACATCCATAAGACCAGGTGGCGTCTTAATACGTATAGACATACTGTCAACTTCATCGTACATATGGTCTTTATTGGGCCACCAGACGCTGGCACCTAGGCCTTGGTTTGATGTTGCGATAAAGTTTTTGCCGTTTGCATCTTTTTTCCACGAAAATCCACCGTCCCAAGGCGCGCGAACCGCCTCTTTCGGGTGGCCGGAAAATTGAACGGTCAACTGATTATACTGCCCTCTTTTTTGAGGTTTTTTTAATTGGATAAAATGTGCATTGCCATTATGCTCAACATCGAGAGTTTTTCCTTCTTGGGTAACCTTGTCGATAGTCATAGGAGGCTGTAAGTCCATTTGAAGAACTTGAAGGGGTTTTAAAACCTCATAGCGAATGGTATTACTACCTGAGATGAATTTGTCGTCAGCATTTACATCTACATATAAATCGTAGTAATTCAAATTCCACCATTCTCGTTCGGGAGTGATACTACCGCGTAAGGTATCTTGTTCTGTGAATTCTTGTGAGTAAGAATATAGGCTTAGTGTTGCAATTATAAATGTTGCTATCTTGCTGTTCATAGTTAGAATTTTTTTTGAAACACACTGAACTAGTGTTGGTGTCTACTGATTTAAGGTCGTTTCAAAACTTTTATTTAGCGAATGATGTCATTTGGAAAAACCACAGGGCTTTCAAAACCATTTTTTCCCACTGCAGACACTCCGAAAAAAAAGTTATCGAGCACAATTCCCTTTAAGGTATGTTCGGTTACATCACCTACAAAGCGACTATAGTCCCAAGTAGGGGAAGTGGTATCCCTCCAATAAATTTTGTAACCACTAGCACCTGTCACCGGGCTCCACTCAAATTTAGCGGATGCTTCTACGATTCCCCCTATCTTCACCTCGCTTGGAGCAGGGGGTGACCAAGCCAATGATGCTAAATTTATAGCATTCACCGCCGTTAATTTTCTAGCATATTCAAAGTTGACAAATTTAATTTTATCGCCATATTCGATTCCATTTTCGGTTCTGATATCTTGGTGCTGTTGTGTGTAGTTTTCGTGGGCCTCCATAATTCGAATGCCTGCAAAACCGGCATCATTGAACGGGCGATGGTGTCCGCCACGACCAAAACGGTCAAGGCGATAGATAAGCATCGGATTCATTTCGGGCATAAAGGTATTCGTTGTTCTATGTACATAGCGTGCCAGTTGTCGAGAAATGCCATCTACTTCACCACCATAGTATCGTCTTGCCGTACGCTCATCTTCCGTTTCTGTAACTGGTACAGGTTCAGAAAATATTCTGAAATCAGTATTGCTGATGATACCGTCTACACCCTTGATGTTGCCGATCATGTCATTATTAAAGATGCCGATAATTTCCCACCCTATTTCTTTGACATGGGCGGCAAACCCCTTACCACCATAGAGTCCTTGTTCTTCTCCTGAAAGACCAACAAAA
This window harbors:
- a CDS encoding glucose/arabinose dehydrogenase, coding for MKKITIAVLVILGLVFTNCGNQRDGEPKVLVFSKTMGFKHSSIPDGIKAIQKLGAENGFVVDTTKNSELFNEENLKQYSAIVFLSTTMNVLDHKQEAAFERYIQAGGGYVGIHAATDTEYDWGWYTKLVGAQFLNHPAGTPEADFIITDKSFVATKHFTDSVWHRSDEIYNYTKLNSDVNVVMTVDESTYEGGKNGENHPFAWYHEYDGGRAFYTGAGHTSESYSEELFLKHILGGILYAIGENEVLDYNKVTTQLPPDSNRFSKVQLVGGEFFEPTEMTVLPNHNILVGQRRGEIMHYNAETEEMTQVAKLDVYHKTLNTPGVNAEEGLMGLQKDPDFATNNWVYVYYAPTGDESINRLSRFKFKNGDFDMSSEQVILDVDSQREICCHTGGSIAFGGDGLLYLSTGDNSTPFNEKEVKYVNSGFAPLNDLPGHEQYDARRSSGNTNDLRGKILRIKVNEDGSYDIPEGNLFPEGMDKTRAEIYTMGHRNPYRISVDPKKGHLFWGEVGPDAANDSLATRGPKGYDEMNLALEAGNYGWPLFIGDNYAYREYDYKTGESGELFDPEHPINDSKNNTGLRELPPAKPAYIYYPYGETSKFPQVGSGGRNAMAGPTYYSDMFTDGGGLPDYYDGKTIIYEWMRGWMMAVSLFEDGTFNKMEPFAPDIDLRNLIDMELGPDGKIYLLEYGSGWFSQNDDSGLSYIEYNGGNRPPMIDNMIVDKHTGVLPLTVTANVSAEDLEGDAVSYLWHLGNGETKETNEPKMTYTYTSGGEYKILVEVKDAKDAVTISEATTVVAGNARPEINIDLKGGNSTFFIAGTPVSYEVIVTDPDGGEEIDAANVFVSVDYMEGLDQVNQSQGHQQVSASVTGKALTQGMDCKACHKEAEKSIGPSYRDIADKYKNERGANRYIQKKIVSGGSGVWGEAAMAAHPNITEDETRQIAAYILSLADSGAKEKSLPLKGTIVPKPSPSDNAMILTASYTDKGVAGVKPLTGVKSIALQGSTVGFSESTTTEGFSYASFGGMKLLILPENGGWFALENIDLKGVESATVMAGWQEAPNSGIDLELRLNSPDGDLLGKGSMPTPSKDQKGGAIKIDLSESTDVKADKLYVVYKPNDGESPGQMAVTSVKFSGK
- a CDS encoding peptidase M1-like protein, yielding MNSKIATFIIATLSLYSYSQEFTEQDTLRGSITPEREWWNLNYYDLYVDVNADDKFISGSNTIRYEVLKPLQVLQMDLQPPMTIDKVTQEGKTLDVEHNGNAHFIQLKKPQKRGQYNQLTVQFSGHPKEAVRAPWDGGFSWKKDANGKNFIATSNQGLGASVWWPNKDHMYDEVDSMSIRIKTPPGLMDVSNGKLIKTDEETNTYHWFVANPINNYGVNINIGDYAHFREKYAGEKGTLDMDYYVLSYNLEKAKQHFKDAAKMMEAFEHWFGPYPFYEDGFKLVEVPYLGMEHQSSVTYGNKYMKGYLGKDLSGTGWGLKFDFIIIHEAGHEWFANNITYKDMADMWIHESFTAYSENLFLDYYYGKEAAADYVIGTRNNILNDEPIIGTYNVNAQGSKDMYYKGANLLHTIRQLIDDDQKWREILRGLNKTFYHQTVTTKQIENYISKQSNIDLSKIIDQYLRTSQIPVFEYKLSNGNLKYRYVDIVDGFKMPLSISIGDNEFILTPSQEWKTKQIKDSITGTLRVNRNYYVNVHKL
- a CDS encoding peptidase M28-like protein — its product is MTKKLVLFHLFFLCLISIFSQSDKDIYKIIDDISADRIQADITTLANFGTRHTLSDTISDTRGIGAARRWIKTEFEKISSDCNNCLKVFNQKNLVKKGDNNRITKDVYVVNVAAVKKGTKYPNRYIIMSGDIDSRVSDPNNFTADAPGANDNASGMAGTLEAARVLSKYDFENSIIFVGLSGEEQGLYGGKGFAAHVKEIGWEIIGIFNNDMIGNIKGVDGIISNTDFRIFSEPVPVTETEDERTARRYYGGEVDGISRQLARYVHRTTNTFMPEMNPMLIYRLDRFGRGGHHRPFNDAGFAGIRIMEAHENYTQQHQDIRTENGIEYGDKIKFVNFEYARKLTAVNAINLASLAWSPPAPSEVKIGGIVEASAKFEWSPVTGASGYKIYWRDTTSPTWDYSRFVGDVTEHTLKGIVLDNFFFGVSAVGKNGFESPVVFPNDIIR